Proteins from a single region of Sulfoacidibacillus ferrooxidans:
- a CDS encoding SAF domain-containing protein, producing TETIVVTSKYLAPYETVTAQDVHTVTVPDSMGISGLATNMNQVVGTYLTFPIPKGYPVTAGDTSTSNSYSQFLTEYTDKTHQQGVMVSLSSNSPEAGLVTPGTKIALVVPAPSGGGFQTIGPIEVLGMIRGNSPTLLLFVPTSQYETIMNGVVANNVSVEMIPQTGTFTLASDTQSMTIGSSTPAAHVTVDSTRHPKGA from the coding sequence ATACCGAAACGATCGTCGTGACGTCGAAGTATCTGGCACCTTATGAAACGGTCACAGCACAAGATGTGCATACCGTCACTGTACCAGACAGCATGGGGATTTCGGGATTAGCCACGAACATGAATCAAGTCGTGGGAACCTATTTAACGTTTCCCATCCCCAAAGGGTATCCAGTGACCGCAGGGGATACGAGTACATCCAACAGTTATTCCCAGTTCTTAACGGAGTATACGGACAAAACGCATCAACAAGGCGTCATGGTGAGTTTGAGCAGTAACAGTCCAGAAGCGGGACTCGTCACACCAGGGACAAAGATTGCACTCGTCGTTCCAGCGCCAAGTGGTGGCGGATTTCAAACGATTGGGCCCATTGAAGTGCTTGGCATGATCCGTGGGAATTCTCCGACTCTTCTTTTGTTTGTACCGACTTCACAGTATGAAACGATCATGAATGGCGTAGTAGCCAACAACGTCAGCGTTGAAATGATCCCGCAAACAGGCACGTTTACCCTTGCGAGCGATACGCAAAGCATGACGATTGGATCGTCTACGCCGGCAGCACACGTGACCGTCGATTCTACACGCCATCCAAAGGGGGCTTGA